One stretch of Hymenobacter chitinivorans DSM 11115 DNA includes these proteins:
- a CDS encoding response regulator — protein MSTPTIRLAVVDDHILFRKGLRALISGFPDMEVLFEAGDGQELLEHLDQGIVPDVVLMDLQMPTLDGLQTVRLMRAQYPRVRVVIISMHDEPELIDSLHSEGAHGYLLKNANPEEVRGAILAAAGYTAAPRPTVAML, from the coding sequence ATGAGCACACCGACCATCCGTTTAGCCGTCGTCGACGACCATATCCTGTTTCGTAAAGGACTACGGGCCCTGATCAGCGGCTTTCCCGATATGGAAGTGCTCTTCGAAGCCGGTGACGGACAGGAGCTTCTCGAACACCTCGACCAAGGCATTGTGCCCGACGTAGTGCTCATGGATTTGCAGATGCCCACGCTCGACGGCCTGCAAACTGTGCGCCTGATGCGCGCCCAGTATCCGCGGGTGCGCGTGGTCATTATCTCCATGCACGACGAACCCGAACTCATTGATAGTCTGCACAGCGAAGGCGCCCACGGCTACTTGCTCAAGAATGCCAACCCTGAGGAAGTACGGGGCGCCATCTTAGCCGCGGCCGGCTACACTGCCGCCCCCCGCCCGACGGTAGCCATGCTGTAA
- a CDS encoding sensor histidine kinase, with protein sequence MNSWLLPVMLATPVLLLLALGIVGFVLRYQRRLLRQQEQLRQVRDASQQQALEAALLAQEEERRRIAADLHDGVGTTLAIAKLHLSTLGQPSLTEEATALLDQAIGEVRRISRNLLPAALQKFGLPFALDALARTVPADGPTHVIIEQRGQPRRLDPKRELIVFRVVQELLGNGLRHAHAETIEVSIDFGPDYLSLQYRDNGVGFDPAAGDLPPAPGARPGLGLTNLRSRVAVLHGTLRHESAPGAGSKVWISFPIPYLPVDQKPALTTSV encoded by the coding sequence ATGAATAGCTGGCTGCTTCCCGTAATGCTGGCTACGCCCGTGCTGCTGCTGCTGGCCTTGGGCATTGTGGGGTTTGTGCTACGGTATCAGCGGCGGCTGCTGCGCCAGCAGGAACAACTGCGGCAGGTGCGCGACGCTTCCCAGCAGCAGGCTCTGGAAGCCGCCCTGCTGGCCCAGGAGGAGGAACGCCGCCGCATTGCCGCCGATTTGCACGACGGCGTGGGCACCACCCTGGCCATTGCCAAGCTCCACCTCAGCACGCTCGGCCAGCCTAGCTTAACGGAGGAAGCCACGGCCCTGCTCGACCAGGCCATCGGCGAAGTGCGCCGCATCTCCCGCAATCTGCTGCCGGCCGCCCTGCAAAAGTTCGGCCTGCCTTTCGCCCTTGACGCCCTAGCCCGCACGGTGCCGGCCGATGGCCCCACCCACGTTATTATTGAGCAGCGCGGTCAGCCCCGCCGCCTCGACCCCAAGCGGGAACTGATTGTCTTTCGCGTGGTCCAAGAGCTCTTGGGCAACGGCCTGCGCCACGCCCACGCCGAAACCATTGAGGTCAGCATCGACTTCGGGCCCGATTACCTCTCGCTGCAGTACCGCGACAATGGCGTCGGCTTCGATCCGGCCGCCGGCGACCTTCCGCCGGCGCCGGGCGCCCGCCCGGGCCTCGGACTCACCAACTTACGCAGCCGCGTGGCCGTGCTCCACGGCACTCTACGGCACGAATCAGCACCGGGGGCCGGCAGTAAAGTTTGGATTTCCTTCCCTATTCCGTATCTTCCGGTCGATCAAAAGCCTGCCCTAACTACCTCTGTATGA
- the xseB gene encoding exodeoxyribonuclease VII small subunit: MTNDTTYRQAIEELETILRALETDTVDVDDLTARVQRSAELIRLCKQKLRNAESAIERVFENLEEDDDDTPAADSEEEETPPGPPRRPDRPFPSGQLPF, from the coding sequence ATGACCAACGATACTACTTACCGCCAAGCTATTGAAGAGCTCGAAACCATTCTGCGGGCCTTGGAAACCGACACCGTCGACGTAGATGACCTCACGGCCCGGGTGCAGCGCTCAGCCGAGCTGATCCGCCTCTGCAAGCAAAAACTGCGCAACGCCGAATCGGCTATTGAGCGCGTATTTGAGAACCTGGAAGAAGACGACGACGATACCCCCGCCGCTGACTCCGAGGAAGAGGAAACTCCTCCTGGCCCGCCCCGGCGGCCAGACCGGCCGTTTCCGAGCGGCCAGCTCCCTTTTTAG
- the xseA gene encoding exodeoxyribonuclease VII large subunit, with the protein MPPLFNRRPEPGLSGPLPPAPLPLAELLVRVRQAVETRFAESYWVVAEIADLTLPRHDGGHCYLVLTDQHVTGRGAQLKAQARATIWSQRYQQLAPAFLDQTGQELQIGLKVMLRVQVKFHEQYGLSLDVLNLDPSYTVGDLARQRLETVRKLEAKGLLERQKHLPLALGPQRLAVISSPTAAGFQDFVQQLSESPYDFAVSLFPASMQGAEAPASILGALDAIRPRRATFDAVIIIRGGGSKTDLLAFDDYGLAAGVGSFPLPVLTGIGHERDEAVLDLAAHLALKTPTAVAAFLAERLARLDAVFGGYAERIRELARLQLSDAADLLQQAGRFVHRAAQEQLDEHRAELYHRIRQAATVPREQLRHHHRHLTRHRQGLRRAARRALAQQQQGLRTFGRRLAQRFRRLHRRRREQLLRHRYGLQLAAERLLHRATLRLTQLSAPPLPEATVLARHGYVQLITDHQQPEHALQPGDEVRLLLPHLTLAAQITDRTPHLAPSALPTASPASSE; encoded by the coding sequence ATGCCACCCCTGTTTAATCGTCGTCCGGAACCGGGCCTGTCTGGTCCGCTGCCCCCCGCGCCGCTGCCGCTGGCCGAGCTGCTGGTGCGCGTGCGCCAGGCCGTAGAAACCCGCTTTGCCGAGTCGTACTGGGTGGTAGCCGAAATTGCCGACCTGACCCTGCCCCGGCACGACGGCGGCCACTGCTACCTGGTGCTCACCGACCAGCACGTCACCGGCCGCGGGGCCCAGCTCAAGGCCCAGGCCCGGGCTACGATCTGGAGCCAGCGCTACCAGCAGTTGGCCCCCGCCTTCCTGGACCAGACCGGGCAGGAATTACAGATTGGTCTGAAGGTGATGCTGCGGGTGCAGGTCAAGTTTCACGAGCAGTACGGCCTGAGCCTCGACGTACTGAACCTGGACCCAAGCTACACCGTGGGGGACCTGGCCCGGCAGCGCCTCGAAACGGTGCGCAAGCTCGAAGCCAAGGGCCTGCTGGAGCGGCAGAAGCACCTACCCCTGGCCCTGGGGCCGCAGCGGCTGGCCGTTATTTCGTCGCCCACGGCGGCGGGCTTCCAGGACTTCGTGCAGCAGCTCAGCGAGTCGCCCTACGACTTTGCCGTAAGCCTGTTTCCGGCCAGTATGCAGGGCGCGGAAGCTCCGGCCAGCATTCTGGGCGCCCTCGACGCCATCCGGCCCCGGCGCGCCACCTTCGACGCGGTAATTATTATTCGCGGCGGGGGCTCCAAAACCGACTTACTGGCCTTCGACGATTACGGCCTGGCGGCGGGCGTGGGTTCCTTTCCCCTGCCCGTACTCACCGGTATTGGGCACGAGCGCGACGAGGCTGTGCTGGACCTAGCCGCCCACCTGGCCCTGAAAACGCCCACGGCCGTAGCCGCTTTCCTGGCCGAGCGCCTGGCCCGCCTCGACGCCGTATTTGGCGGCTACGCCGAGCGAATCCGCGAGTTGGCCCGCCTGCAGCTTTCTGATGCTGCCGACTTACTCCAGCAGGCGGGCCGCTTCGTGCACCGGGCCGCCCAGGAGCAGCTGGATGAGCACCGCGCCGAACTCTACCACCGCATCCGGCAGGCGGCCACCGTCCCGCGCGAGCAGCTCCGCCACCACCACCGCCACCTGACCCGGCACCGCCAGGGGCTGCGCCGGGCCGCCCGCCGGGCCCTGGCCCAGCAGCAGCAGGGCCTGCGCACGTTTGGGCGCCGGCTGGCCCAGCGGTTTCGGCGGCTGCACCGGCGGCGGCGCGAGCAGCTGCTGCGCCACCGCTACGGGCTGCAGCTGGCCGCCGAACGGCTGCTGCACCGGGCCACGCTGCGCCTCACCCAGCTTAGCGCGCCCCCGTTGCCGGAAGCTACGGTCCTGGCGCGGCACGGCTACGTGCAGCTCATCACCGACCACCAGCAGCCCGAACACGCTTTGCAGCCCGGCGACGAGGTGCGCCTGCTGCTGCCCCACCTTACGCTGGCCGCCCAGATTACGGACCGCACGCCCCACCTGGCGCCTTCCGCCCTTCCTACCGCAAGCCCCGCTTCCTCCGAATGA
- a CDS encoding M13 family metallopeptidase has translation MKNKNSLTLASVATAGLILAGCAASNTPATTTTAAATPAPAATPTEEPVVKGVGLDVTTIDKSVQPCEDFFQYASGNWLKNNPIPASEVSWGSFNELYNKNLAVQRQILEEAAANRSAAKGTNAQKVGDFYASAMDSMAIEKAGITPLKSELARIDAIKDLKGLQAELAHQQQIGTGSVFSMGVGQDEKNSTQYAVQIYQGGLRLPNRDYYLKTDPRTKAVQAAYLTYITNVFKLMGETPAAAAKNAATIMRLETRLAKASKSPVDLRDPNANYNKMTVTELQKQYPNLGLPTVLAKTNLGAAKEVIVGQPAFLKEANVALKAEPLADWKTYLRWHLVSSVASALPKAYVDESFKYSQVLTGAKQMQPRWKRMLRSTDAALGEAFGQVYVDKAFTPEAKAKALELVNNIKASMAEHIQQNTWMSAATKTEALKKLNAFTVKIGYPDKWKDYSALTISRDSYLQNVLDARQWAAKDEEKKLGKAIDRGEWGMTPPTVNAYYNPPMNEIVFPAGILQPPFYDPKADDAVNYGAIGAVIGHEITHGFDDQGRQYDAEGNLRDWWTKEDADNFTKRADIVGQQFDAFTPFDSVHVNGKLTMGENLADLGGLNIAYTALQKAMAGKPKTKIDGFTPEQRFFLSYAQVWRTNARPEAVRQQILTDPHSPAQYRTNGPLQNMPQFYEAFGCKEDAKMVRAQAQRAQIW, from the coding sequence ATGAAAAACAAAAACAGCCTGACGCTGGCCTCCGTGGCCACCGCCGGCCTGATCCTGGCCGGGTGTGCTGCCAGCAACACGCCCGCCACTACCACTACGGCCGCTGCCACCCCCGCCCCGGCCGCCACGCCCACCGAAGAGCCCGTCGTAAAAGGTGTGGGCCTCGACGTGACGACCATCGACAAGTCGGTGCAGCCCTGCGAGGACTTCTTCCAGTACGCTTCCGGCAACTGGCTCAAGAACAACCCGATTCCGGCTTCCGAAGTGAGCTGGGGTAGCTTCAACGAGCTCTATAATAAGAACCTGGCCGTGCAGCGCCAGATTCTGGAGGAGGCCGCTGCCAACCGCTCGGCCGCCAAAGGCACCAATGCCCAGAAAGTAGGCGACTTCTACGCCTCGGCCATGGACTCGATGGCCATTGAAAAAGCGGGCATCACGCCCCTGAAGTCGGAGCTGGCCCGCATCGACGCCATCAAGGACCTGAAAGGGCTGCAGGCCGAGCTGGCGCACCAGCAGCAAATCGGCACCGGCTCGGTGTTCAGCATGGGCGTGGGGCAGGACGAGAAAAACAGCACCCAGTACGCCGTGCAGATCTACCAGGGCGGCCTGCGCCTGCCCAACCGCGACTACTACCTCAAAACCGACCCTCGCACCAAGGCCGTGCAGGCCGCTTACCTCACGTACATCACGAACGTGTTTAAGCTGATGGGCGAAACGCCAGCCGCCGCGGCCAAAAATGCCGCTACCATCATGCGCCTCGAAACCCGCCTGGCCAAGGCTTCCAAAAGCCCGGTAGACCTGCGCGACCCCAACGCCAACTACAACAAGATGACCGTGACGGAACTGCAGAAGCAGTATCCGAACCTGGGTTTGCCCACGGTACTGGCCAAAACCAACCTGGGCGCGGCCAAAGAGGTAATCGTGGGCCAGCCCGCCTTCCTCAAAGAAGCCAACGTGGCCCTGAAGGCCGAGCCCCTGGCCGACTGGAAAACCTACCTGCGCTGGCACCTGGTGTCGTCGGTGGCCAGTGCCCTGCCCAAGGCCTACGTGGACGAAAGCTTCAAGTACAGCCAGGTGCTGACCGGCGCCAAGCAGATGCAGCCCCGCTGGAAGCGCATGCTCCGCTCGACCGACGCCGCCCTGGGCGAAGCCTTCGGCCAGGTGTACGTCGATAAGGCCTTCACCCCCGAAGCCAAGGCCAAGGCCCTGGAACTGGTCAACAACATTAAGGCCAGCATGGCTGAGCACATTCAGCAGAACACCTGGATGAGCGCCGCCACCAAGACCGAGGCCCTAAAGAAGCTCAACGCCTTTACCGTCAAAATCGGCTACCCCGACAAGTGGAAGGACTATTCGGCCCTGACCATCTCGCGCGACTCCTACCTGCAGAACGTGCTGGATGCCCGCCAGTGGGCGGCCAAAGACGAGGAGAAAAAGCTGGGCAAGGCCATTGACCGCGGCGAGTGGGGCATGACCCCGCCCACGGTGAATGCCTACTACAACCCGCCGATGAACGAAATCGTGTTTCCGGCCGGCATTCTGCAGCCGCCCTTCTACGACCCCAAAGCCGACGACGCCGTCAACTACGGCGCTATTGGGGCCGTAATCGGCCACGAAATCACCCACGGCTTCGACGACCAGGGCCGGCAGTACGACGCCGAAGGCAACCTGCGCGACTGGTGGACCAAGGAAGATGCCGACAACTTCACCAAGCGCGCCGACATCGTGGGCCAGCAGTTCGACGCCTTCACGCCCTTCGACTCAGTGCACGTGAACGGCAAGCTCACAATGGGCGAAAACCTGGCCGACCTGGGTGGGCTCAACATTGCCTACACGGCCTTGCAAAAGGCCATGGCGGGCAAGCCCAAAACCAAGATTGACGGCTTCACCCCCGAGCAGCGCTTCTTCCTCTCGTATGCCCAGGTGTGGCGCACCAACGCCCGCCCCGAGGCCGTGCGCCAGCAGATCCTGACCGACCCACACTCCCCGGCCCAGTACCGCACCAACGGCCCCCTGCAGAACATGCCCCAGTTCTACGAGGCCTTCGGCTGCAAGGAAGACGCCAAGATGGTTCGCGCCCAAGCCCAGCGCGCCCAGATCTGGTAA
- a CDS encoding peptidylprolyl isomerase, with amino-acid sequence MFSFSWPALRYGVLLTAALGLGGCNQTPPPAETAAPAAPTPPPVPGPELTSLRDSNAVALLTEYGKAYPASEVIVHTRHGDLRVKLYDDTPIHKANFLLLARKGVFDQTVFNRVVNGFAIQGGRSDHRTIRLARYHIPPEIRAAHFHKRGALGMARYDDDQNPGKLSSNTDFYFVQGEKLTPYQAQAMAGRKLTPEQLKTYATVGGVPSLDGKYTVFGEVVEGLEVIDKIAAEPVDPYKWPKKDVDIKIEVVK; translated from the coding sequence ATGTTTTCTTTTTCCTGGCCCGCCCTGCGCTACGGGGTCCTGCTCACGGCCGCCCTGGGGCTCGGCGGCTGCAACCAAACCCCGCCCCCGGCCGAAACCGCCGCTCCGGCCGCCCCCACTCCCCCACCCGTGCCGGGCCCCGAGCTGACGAGCCTGCGCGACAGCAACGCGGTGGCCCTGCTCACGGAGTACGGCAAGGCGTATCCGGCCTCGGAGGTAATCGTGCACACCCGGCACGGCGACTTGCGCGTGAAGCTCTACGACGACACGCCCATTCACAAGGCCAACTTCCTGCTGCTGGCCCGCAAGGGCGTCTTCGACCAGACCGTATTTAACCGCGTCGTCAACGGATTTGCCATTCAGGGGGGCCGCTCCGACCACCGCACTATCCGGCTGGCCCGCTACCATATTCCGCCCGAAATCCGGGCTGCCCACTTCCACAAGCGCGGCGCCCTGGGCATGGCCCGCTACGACGACGACCAGAACCCGGGCAAGCTGTCCTCAAACACCGATTTTTACTTTGTGCAGGGCGAAAAGCTCACCCCCTACCAAGCCCAGGCCATGGCCGGCCGCAAGCTCACGCCCGAGCAGCTCAAGACCTACGCCACGGTGGGCGGCGTGCCCTCCCTGGATGGCAAGTACACCGTGTTTGGCGAAGTAGTGGAGGGCCTAGAGGTCATCGACAAAATTGCGGCCGAGCCCGTGGACCCCTACAAATGGCCCAAGAAGGACGTCGACATCAAGATTGAAGTCGTGAAGTAA
- a CDS encoding zinc dependent phospholipase C family protein has translation MKKHVLTLALVLLCPFLSSGWGFLAHRTINQIAVYTLPKSMQGFYYRHLAEIVRFSTAPDERREDDPKEAPKHYIDMDHYGDDPFGSMPKLWEKASAKYSADTLRKYGTVPWVVLETKLALTEAFKQRDSVAIIRLSAELGHYVADAYVPLHTTVNYDGQLTNQQGMHSLWESKLPERHLAEWKLDSEKAEYVKDPLRAVWTAVQESYGFLGDTFDKEEKVTRAFTNETKYTFSHKFGKTRRSYSDAFADAYYKEVGGQVAYRLKQAPTLVASLWLTAWQDAGRPDLDQLMGKKPGKEEKEKLALELKAWDKNELMTQDLLLATHKEAVVERPDQINSAKDMAPPPVETPTPAPAAPVPATAPAAEPEKVKVKTKSDEGSSKRKEKKKKDDKKENDGWN, from the coding sequence ATGAAAAAGCATGTACTAACGCTGGCCCTTGTGCTATTATGCCCGTTTTTGTCGTCGGGCTGGGGCTTTTTAGCGCACCGCACCATCAACCAGATTGCGGTTTACACCTTGCCAAAATCCATGCAGGGGTTTTATTACCGCCACCTGGCCGAAATTGTGCGCTTCTCGACGGCCCCCGACGAGCGGCGCGAGGACGACCCCAAGGAAGCGCCCAAGCACTACATCGACATGGACCACTACGGCGACGACCCGTTTGGTTCCATGCCCAAGCTCTGGGAAAAAGCCTCGGCCAAGTATTCGGCCGACACGCTGCGCAAGTACGGCACCGTGCCGTGGGTAGTGCTCGAAACCAAGCTAGCCCTGACCGAAGCCTTTAAGCAGCGTGATTCGGTGGCCATTATCCGCCTCTCGGCCGAGCTGGGCCATTACGTGGCCGATGCCTACGTGCCGCTGCACACCACCGTCAATTATGACGGGCAGCTGACCAACCAGCAGGGCATGCACAGCCTCTGGGAATCGAAGCTGCCGGAGCGCCACCTGGCCGAGTGGAAGCTGGACAGCGAGAAGGCCGAGTACGTGAAAGACCCACTGCGCGCCGTCTGGACGGCCGTGCAGGAATCGTACGGCTTTTTGGGCGACACCTTCGACAAGGAGGAGAAAGTAACCCGCGCCTTTACCAACGAAACCAAGTACACTTTCTCCCACAAGTTTGGCAAAACCCGCCGCTCCTACTCCGACGCCTTTGCCGACGCCTACTACAAGGAAGTGGGCGGGCAGGTAGCCTACCGCCTCAAGCAGGCCCCCACGCTGGTAGCCTCGCTCTGGCTGACGGCCTGGCAGGACGCGGGCCGGCCCGATTTGGACCAGCTGATGGGTAAAAAGCCCGGCAAGGAGGAAAAGGAAAAGCTGGCCCTGGAGCTCAAGGCCTGGGACAAAAACGAGCTGATGACCCAGGACCTGCTGCTGGCCACGCACAAAGAGGCAGTAGTGGAGCGGCCCGACCAGATCAACTCGGCCAAGGACATGGCCCCGCCACCTGTGGAAACCCCGACGCCTGCTCCGGCCGCCCCAGTTCCGGCTACTGCTCCCGCCGCCGAGCCCGAAAAAGTAAAAGTCAAAACCAAATCGGACGAGGGCAGCAGCAAGCGGAAGGAGAAGAAAAAGAAGGACGACAAAAAGGAAAACGACGGCTGGAACTAG
- a CDS encoding CinA family protein — protein sequence MKPADISALVKRFIQYKLTLAFAESCTAGLLPAGLVEAQGVSSVLLGSIVTYHPEAKHKLLGVSKQTLEIYTAESQQVTNEMVMGLHKKIGADVCVAVTGLCAAGGSETDEKPAGTLFFTFLYQNRAEEHREVFQGDCLSVRQQAVDFVYRKLSELLDRFPPDQDKLTA from the coding sequence ATGAAACCAGCCGACATATCTGCCCTCGTAAAGCGCTTTATTCAATACAAGCTCACCCTGGCTTTTGCCGAAAGCTGCACGGCCGGGTTGCTGCCCGCGGGCCTAGTGGAGGCTCAGGGCGTGAGCAGCGTACTGCTGGGCTCCATCGTGACCTACCACCCCGAGGCCAAGCACAAGCTGCTGGGCGTGAGCAAGCAAACCCTGGAAATCTACACCGCCGAGTCGCAGCAGGTGACCAATGAAATGGTAATGGGCCTGCACAAGAAAATCGGGGCCGACGTGTGCGTGGCCGTGACGGGCCTGTGCGCCGCCGGGGGTTCCGAAACCGACGAAAAGCCCGCCGGCACGCTGTTTTTCACGTTCCTGTACCAGAACCGGGCCGAGGAGCACCGCGAAGTATTCCAGGGCGACTGTCTGAGCGTGCGGCAGCAGGCCGTGGATTTTGTGTACCGCAAGCTCAGTGAGCTACTCGACCGTTTCCCACCCGACCAGGATAAGCTCACGGCTTAA
- a CDS encoding metal-dependent hydrolase family protein, producing MLLSTRVTLTAFLFCALPLAPAWAQKTYLHCGRLLDMRTAKAQPQTEMTLVVEKGRVVAVERGYTTGSGTDKVIDLKNKTVLPGLIDCHVHLEGETSKDGLLKELTENPADVAFASLDHARKTLLAGFTTVRDLGGSGVNVALRNAVNRGQVVGPRIFTVNKAISGTGGHMDPTNGYRQDLMGVPGPADGVANGPEQCRQAVREQYKRGADLIKIASTGGVLSVAKDGSSAQMTEEEIKAVVETARDLGLRVACHAHGAEGMKRAIRAGVTSIEHGTLMDDETMKLMKKFGTWYVPTITAGKSVADSAKIPNYYPPLVTPKALAIGPKLQTTFGKAYKAGVKIAFGTDASVYRHGVNALEFQYMVEAGMPAYEALRAATVSAAELLDQTENLGTLEAGKLADVVAVDGDPTQDIKVMQRVRFVMKQGVVYRQE from the coding sequence ATGCTGCTTTCTACCCGCGTCACGCTCACTGCCTTTCTGTTTTGTGCCCTGCCTTTGGCCCCGGCCTGGGCCCAGAAAACCTACCTGCACTGTGGCCGCCTGCTGGACATGCGCACGGCCAAGGCCCAGCCTCAGACCGAAATGACCCTGGTGGTGGAAAAAGGCCGGGTGGTAGCCGTGGAACGGGGCTACACCACCGGCAGCGGCACCGACAAGGTTATTGACCTGAAGAACAAGACCGTGCTGCCCGGCCTCATCGACTGCCACGTGCACCTCGAAGGCGAAACCAGCAAGGACGGCTTGCTGAAGGAGCTGACCGAAAACCCGGCCGACGTGGCCTTCGCCTCCCTCGACCACGCCCGCAAAACCCTGCTAGCCGGCTTTACCACCGTGCGCGACCTGGGCGGCTCGGGCGTGAACGTGGCCCTGCGCAACGCCGTGAACCGCGGGCAGGTAGTGGGGCCGCGCATCTTTACCGTGAACAAAGCCATATCGGGCACCGGCGGCCACATGGACCCCACCAACGGCTACCGCCAGGATTTGATGGGCGTGCCTGGTCCGGCCGACGGCGTAGCCAACGGTCCCGAACAGTGCCGGCAGGCCGTGCGCGAGCAGTACAAGCGCGGTGCCGACCTGATTAAAATTGCCTCCACCGGCGGCGTGCTCAGCGTGGCCAAGGACGGCAGCAGCGCCCAGATGACCGAGGAAGAAATAAAGGCCGTGGTGGAAACGGCGCGGGACCTGGGCCTGCGCGTGGCCTGCCACGCCCACGGGGCCGAGGGCATGAAGCGCGCCATCCGGGCCGGCGTTACCAGCATCGAGCACGGCACCCTGATGGACGACGAGACGATGAAGCTGATGAAGAAATTCGGGACTTGGTACGTGCCCACTATTACGGCTGGCAAGTCGGTGGCCGACTCGGCTAAGATTCCGAACTATTACCCGCCCCTGGTAACGCCCAAGGCCTTGGCTATCGGGCCCAAGCTGCAAACGACCTTCGGCAAAGCCTACAAAGCCGGGGTAAAAATTGCCTTTGGCACCGACGCTTCCGTGTACCGGCACGGCGTGAATGCCCTGGAGTTTCAGTACATGGTAGAAGCCGGCATGCCTGCCTACGAGGCCCTGCGTGCGGCCACGGTGTCGGCGGCCGAGCTGCTGGACCAGACCGAGAACCTGGGCACTTTGGAAGCCGGCAAGCTGGCCGACGTAGTAGCCGTGGATGGCGACCCGACCCAGGACATCAAAGTGATGCAGCGGGTGCGCTTCGTGATGAAGCAGGGCGTGGTGTACCGTCAGGAGTAA
- a CDS encoding acyl-CoA-binding protein, producing the protein MATPEEFEAAAARAQQLPSKPNNMVLLQLYALYKQASEGDVSGDRPGGFDFKGIAKYDAWASLSGKSQDDARQEYVELVSSLFQGA; encoded by the coding sequence ATGGCCACTCCCGAAGAATTCGAAGCCGCCGCCGCCCGCGCCCAGCAACTGCCCTCCAAGCCCAACAACATGGTGCTGCTCCAGCTCTACGCCCTCTACAAGCAAGCCTCCGAAGGCGACGTGTCCGGCGACCGGCCCGGCGGCTTCGACTTCAAAGGCATTGCCAAATACGACGCCTGGGCCAGCCTCAGCGGCAAAAGCCAGGACGACGCCCGCCAGGAATACGTGGAGCTAGTCAGTTCCCTGTTCCAGGGCGCGTAA
- a CDS encoding CDGSH iron-sulfur domain-containing protein yields the protein MATKLTVLSNGSLRVEGDFELVDAQGQPYGLAGRERISICRCGLSKNKPFCDGSHKGHFEHNAEAFDLPAPKV from the coding sequence ATGGCTACCAAACTTACTGTACTCAGCAACGGCTCCCTGCGCGTGGAGGGTGATTTCGAACTCGTGGATGCCCAGGGCCAGCCCTACGGCCTGGCCGGCCGGGAGCGAATCAGCATCTGCCGCTGCGGTTTGTCCAAGAACAAGCCCTTCTGCGATGGTTCGCACAAAGGCCACTTCGAGCACAACGCCGAAGCTTTTGACCTGCCGGCTCCTAAAGTGTAA
- a CDS encoding YybH family protein: MGFSTSLPLRRLLGVASLLLVSQLSFGQILKQKHLELIKARSETWNRAFNSRDTTAFYNLFNPGIMVSTASGSRSSEAATRQWFRSRFRQRPDVTWMNRTMNVELSDQGQLAYETGEWAEAWTDTQDKTKNRIIGKYWLMWKFENNAWTILSATYTPLSCAGRSCLD, from the coding sequence ATGGGCTTTTCTACTTCTTTGCCGCTGCGCCGCCTGCTGGGCGTAGCCTCGCTGCTGCTGGTGAGCCAACTCAGCTTCGGCCAGATTCTCAAGCAGAAACACCTGGAGCTGATCAAAGCCCGGAGCGAAACCTGGAACCGCGCCTTCAACAGCCGCGACACCACGGCCTTCTACAACCTGTTTAACCCGGGCATCATGGTGAGCACCGCCAGCGGCAGCCGCAGCAGCGAGGCCGCCACCCGGCAGTGGTTCCGCTCGCGCTTCCGCCAGCGCCCCGACGTAACCTGGATGAACCGCACGATGAACGTGGAGCTCAGCGACCAGGGCCAGCTGGCCTACGAAACCGGGGAGTGGGCCGAGGCCTGGACCGACACCCAGGACAAAACCAAAAACCGCATTATCGGCAAGTACTGGCTGATGTGGAAGTTCGAAAACAACGCCTGGACGATTCTGTCGGCTACTTACACGCCGCTCTCGTGCGCCGGCCGCTCCTGCCTCGACTAA
- a CDS encoding GNAT family N-acetyltransferase, which produces MSASIPSAITIQPATLADIPTIIQLAEATWEPTYRFIISKDQIEYMYRVIYTPTSLQRQMSEDGHTFLLLYADGHPAGYASFSRLPAGDEVFKLHKIYILPSHQGQGLGQNLIEAVEDATRQIGGKTLELNVNRHNPAISFYERLGFQRHREEDIAIGPYWMNDYVMRKELA; this is translated from the coding sequence ATGTCCGCTTCCATTCCTTCAGCCATTACCATTCAGCCCGCCACGCTGGCCGATATTCCGACGATTATTCAGCTGGCCGAAGCCACCTGGGAGCCGACCTACCGCTTCATTATCTCGAAGGACCAGATTGAGTACATGTACCGCGTGATTTACACGCCGACCTCTCTGCAGCGGCAGATGAGCGAAGACGGGCATACTTTTCTGCTGCTCTACGCCGATGGCCACCCAGCCGGTTACGCGTCCTTTTCCCGCCTGCCCGCCGGCGACGAGGTATTTAAGCTGCACAAGATTTATATTCTGCCCTCCCACCAGGGCCAGGGCCTGGGCCAAAACCTGATTGAGGCTGTGGAAGACGCCACCCGGCAAATCGGGGGCAAAACCCTGGAGCTGAACGTAAACCGCCACAACCCGGCCATTTCGTTCTACGAGCGGCTGGGCTTCCAGCGCCACCGCGAGGAAGACATTGCCATCGGGCCTTATTGGATGAATGACTACGTAATGCGCAAAGAACTGGCGTAA